Proteins found in one Campylobacter concisus genomic segment:
- a CDS encoding NAD(P)H-quinone oxidoreductase subunit 3 has product MSHSELESTYFGAFIILLLATCSFCLITFLSSKISKKLANRNTQRLKLGFYECGPTTVKQPNKINIHYFFYGILFILFDVEVIFMYPWAVDFRLLGIFGLIEMLLFVAILLIGFAYAWQKGVFKWQSIR; this is encoded by the coding sequence ATGTCACATTCAGAGCTTGAAAGTACCTATTTTGGTGCATTTATCATACTTTTACTAGCGACTTGTTCATTTTGTTTAATAACATTCTTATCTTCAAAAATAAGTAAAAAATTAGCCAACCGCAATACCCAGCGTCTAAAACTTGGCTTTTATGAGTGTGGTCCAACCACCGTAAAACAGCCAAACAAGATAAATATCCACTACTTTTTTTATGGAATTTTATTTATTTTGTTTGATGTTGAGGTCATTTTTATGTATCCGTGGGCGGTGGATTTTAGGCTACTTGGAATTTTTGGACTAATCGAAATGTTGCTTTTTGTGGCGATTTTACTTATCGGCTTTGCTTATGCTTGGCAAAAAGGAGTCTTTAAATGGCAAAGCATCAGATAA
- a CDS encoding NADH-quinone oxidoreductase subunit G — protein sequence MKISINDQILEADEGESILNIARANGIYIPALCYLSGCSPTLACRLCMVEANGKVVYSCNAKAKEDMQIYTNTPEIAAERNAIMQTYCVNHPIQCGVCDKSGECELQNLTTHLKVNEQKFAIADTHKPHKKWGLINYDPALCIVCERCVTVCKDRIGESALKTVPRGVEVPKELKESMPKDAYAVFSKMQKSLIGPSVGESLDCSFCGECISVCPTGALISSHFQYSTNIWELNPIPAANPHQSDCELIYYDVKEKSTSDRSKQIYRVSNDFTFGEVSGAARFSYDFHNELACKNEEKFEEIVLNIKNGTIKNIKFNSFITNEEGLILERLREKFDLNLINNEALNYQKFLNKFSEFSGLSSYNADYEDIKNSDFIITAGSFLRHESPVTSFKLNNALKMNKATGIYFHHIADEIVKKYSKNFIYVTHEAGKLEQILLFILKNWGENLPSALTSKLENFDENFDIDIPALSEGKSKFTLILGSDFYTDENANLLAALAGVIARATPFRVMLIPPRTNSLGVAKICTLASEKKPGKTLGYNENGDYKFSIFEGDIDASALNQQEGTFTSINNALVPTNVAIPHKGYFLNDIANALGLMAKNTIDYTPNLPKEKGYRGIKFDDLENFYANDGTSHRGYKLEISNFTLKDDTEPLLKDSKSVNLKDDEALISLANPINLPSFFANYATQTAKRAKLYASSEFMAKFRISQNEAIILEKDGHKLAICVELDSELGGVGAYLGDYDDKLDVGVIFNGKNYAAVKIIKAKDE from the coding sequence ATGAAAATAAGCATAAATGATCAAATTTTAGAAGCAGATGAAGGCGAGAGCATCCTAAATATCGCAAGAGCAAATGGAATTTATATCCCAGCTCTTTGCTATCTTAGCGGCTGCTCACCAACTCTTGCTTGTAGGCTCTGCATGGTCGAGGCAAATGGCAAAGTAGTTTATAGCTGTAATGCCAAAGCAAAAGAGGATATGCAAATTTATACAAACACGCCAGAAATCGCTGCCGAGCGAAATGCAATCATGCAGACTTATTGCGTAAATCATCCGATTCAATGTGGCGTTTGTGACAAAAGTGGCGAATGTGAACTACAAAATTTAACCACGCATCTAAAAGTAAATGAACAAAAATTTGCCATCGCTGACACGCACAAACCGCATAAAAAATGGGGGCTAATCAACTACGATCCAGCTCTTTGCATAGTCTGCGAAAGATGTGTCACTGTTTGTAAAGATAGGATCGGCGAGAGTGCGCTAAAGACCGTACCAAGGGGCGTTGAAGTGCCAAAAGAGCTAAAAGAGAGTATGCCAAAAGATGCCTACGCAGTTTTTAGCAAGATGCAAAAAAGCTTAATAGGTCCAAGCGTTGGCGAGAGTCTTGACTGCTCATTTTGCGGTGAGTGTATTAGCGTTTGCCCTACTGGAGCGCTTATTAGTTCGCATTTTCAATATAGCACAAATATCTGGGAGCTAAACCCTATCCCAGCAGCAAATCCACATCAAAGCGACTGCGAGCTAATTTACTATGACGTAAAAGAAAAGAGCACTAGCGACAGAAGTAAGCAAATTTACCGCGTCAGCAATGATTTTACATTTGGTGAGGTAAGTGGAGCAGCTAGGTTTAGTTATGACTTTCACAACGAGCTTGCCTGTAAGAATGAAGAGAAATTTGAAGAGATTGTTTTAAATATTAAAAATGGTACGATCAAAAATATAAAATTTAATAGCTTTATCACGAACGAAGAGGGCCTTATTTTAGAGCGTTTAAGAGAAAAATTTGATCTAAATCTAATAAACAATGAGGCGCTAAATTATCAAAAATTTTTAAATAAATTTAGCGAATTTAGTGGGCTTAGCTCATATAACGCAGACTATGAAGATATTAAAAATAGCGATTTTATCATCACTGCTGGCAGTTTCTTAAGACACGAAAGCCCAGTGACAAGCTTTAAGTTAAATAACGCTTTAAAAATGAATAAAGCAACTGGAATTTACTTTCATCACATAGCCGATGAAATCGTTAAAAAATATTCTAAAAATTTTATCTACGTAACGCATGAAGCTGGAAAATTAGAGCAAATTTTACTTTTTATACTTAAAAACTGGGGTGAAAATTTACCTAGCGCACTTACATCAAAGCTTGAAAATTTTGATGAAAATTTTGACATAGATATACCGGCTTTAAGCGAGGGCAAAAGCAAATTTACGCTCATTTTAGGAAGCGATTTTTACACGGATGAAAATGCAAATTTACTAGCCGCTCTTGCTGGAGTGATCGCAAGAGCTACGCCGTTTCGTGTGATGCTAATACCACCACGCACAAACTCACTTGGCGTTGCTAAAATTTGCACTCTTGCAAGCGAGAAAAAGCCTGGCAAGACGCTTGGCTATAACGAGAATGGCGATTATAAATTTAGCATTTTTGAAGGCGATATCGATGCTAGCGCGCTAAATCAGCAAGAAGGCACATTTACAAGCATAAATAACGCCCTAGTACCAACAAATGTGGCGATACCACACAAAGGATATTTTTTAAACGACATCGCAAACGCACTTGGGTTAATGGCTAAAAATACGATTGATTACACGCCAAATTTACCAAAAGAAAAGGGTTATAGAGGCATTAAATTTGATGATTTAGAAAATTTTTACGCAAACGACGGCACAAGTCACAGAGGTTATAAACTAGAAATTTCAAATTTCACACTAAAAGACGATACCGAGCCACTTTTAAAAGATAGCAAGAGTGTAAATTTAAAAGACGACGAGGCACTTATAAGTCTTGCAAATCCTATAAATTTGCCATCATTTTTTGCAAACTATGCCACACAAACAGCCAAAAGAGCGAAGCTTTATGCAAGTAGCGAATTTATGGCTAAATTTAGAATTTCACAAAATGAAGCAATTATTTTAGAAAAAGATGGGCACAAGCTTGCCATTTGCGTGGAACTTGACAGCGAACTTGGCGGAGTTGGTGCGTATTTAGGCGATTATGACGACAAACTTGATGTGGGCGTTATATTTAATGGCAAAAACTACGCCGCAGTTAAAATTATAAAGGCAAAAGATGAGTGA
- a CDS encoding multidrug ABC transporter permease/ATP-binding protein: MLANLIKKNIYQISKIVLLTLVFSGLGVWTLSFINNELVSLKEFDAFIAVKFIVVLLLFFISAIAANISLTNFGHKFIYELRYQSVKQILDTPNSVINEIGKAKIIASLNNDIKTITFAFMSATGFIQSLVFIICASFYLAYIAPKVFIFSAVWIGATLFINTLLMKKIHFYFKESRTQDDALQKHYDDIVEGHRELSLNRVRAQVCFDELNLTGDKKRQSMVKADVFHALSDNFTNVMLLGAVGLCVFLCVAFGWASLQTALSISLTILFLRGSFMSMVSSIPAALSAKVSLEKIMSLNLNKFKEGFKFDDSLSDEWQSIRLKDINFNYEQGKFSLKGVNLEIKRGEITFIIGKNGSGKSTLINILCGLLRPSSGEIYLDSTKIDEANLQSYQAKISAIFADFYLFSQTLSRDGFASQSDIEELLVLLEIDKKVSVVDNKLSTTQLSTGQRKRLSLLIAILERRSILILDEWAADQDPLFKRKFYKEILPFLQSKGISVIAVSHDDNYFDVATRIILVKDGFVRELDESERISAAKDAVEKIK; this comes from the coding sequence ATGCTTGCAAATTTAATTAAAAAAAACATATATCAAATTTCTAAAATAGTGTTATTAACGCTCGTATTTAGCGGACTTGGTGTCTGGACCCTTTCATTTATAAATAATGAGCTTGTAAGTTTAAAAGAATTTGACGCCTTTATAGCGGTTAAATTTATAGTGGTTTTGCTCTTGTTTTTTATAAGCGCCATCGCCGCAAATATATCGCTTACAAATTTTGGGCATAAATTTATCTACGAGCTAAGATATCAAAGCGTAAAGCAAATTTTAGATACGCCAAATAGCGTGATAAACGAGATCGGCAAGGCAAAGATCATAGCTAGTCTAAATAATGACATAAAAACGATCACTTTTGCCTTTATGAGTGCTACTGGCTTCATACAAAGCCTAGTTTTCATCATTTGTGCAAGCTTTTATCTAGCCTACATCGCGCCAAAAGTTTTTATATTTAGTGCCGTTTGGATCGGTGCAACACTCTTTATAAACACGCTTTTGATGAAAAAGATCCACTTTTACTTCAAAGAGTCCAGAACGCAAGATGACGCACTGCAAAAGCACTATGACGACATCGTCGAGGGCCACAGAGAGCTTAGTCTAAATAGAGTAAGAGCGCAAGTCTGCTTTGATGAGCTAAATTTAACAGGTGATAAAAAGCGCCAAAGCATGGTAAAAGCGGACGTATTTCACGCATTAAGTGATAATTTCACAAACGTAATGCTGCTTGGCGCAGTCGGTCTTTGCGTATTTTTATGCGTTGCATTTGGCTGGGCGAGCCTGCAAACAGCGCTTAGCATAAGTCTTACGATACTATTTTTAAGGGGCTCATTTATGAGTATGGTTAGCTCCATACCAGCCGCACTTAGCGCAAAAGTGAGCCTAGAAAAGATCATGAGCTTAAATCTCAATAAATTTAAAGAAGGCTTTAAATTTGATGATAGCCTAAGCGATGAGTGGCAAAGCATCAGGCTAAAAGATATAAATTTTAACTACGAGCAGGGCAAATTTAGCCTAAAAGGGGTAAATTTAGAGATCAAGCGCGGCGAGATAACATTTATCATCGGTAAAAATGGCAGTGGCAAAAGCACGCTTATAAATATTCTCTGTGGCCTTCTTCGCCCAAGCAGTGGCGAAATTTACCTTGATAGCACAAAGATAGATGAGGCAAATTTACAAAGCTATCAGGCAAAGATAAGCGCAATATTTGCTGATTTTTATCTATTTTCACAGACGCTCTCTCGTGATGGCTTTGCCAGCCAAAGCGATATAGAGGAGCTTTTAGTGCTGCTTGAGATCGATAAAAAGGTAAGTGTTGTTGATAATAAACTTAGCACCACGCAGCTCTCAACTGGCCAGCGAAAGCGACTAAGCCTACTAATAGCCATTTTAGAGCGCAGGTCTATCCTTATCCTTGATGAGTGGGCGGCCGATCAAGACCCGCTATTTAAGCGTAAATTTTACAAAGAAATTTTGCCATTTTTGCAAAGCAAGGGCATAAGCGTTATCGCCGTGAGTCACGATGATAACTACTTTGACGTGGCGACTAGGATCATTTTAGTAAAAGATGGCTTTGTGCGTGAGCTAGACGAGAGCGAGCGAATAAGTGCCGCAAAAGATGCAGTTGAGAAGATAAAATAG
- a CDS encoding NADH-quinone oxidoreductase subunit J — protein MYESFAFYIFSALVLVSFSFSVFCQNALNAVSALAAGMVFISAIFFLLGAEFLGVVQIIVYTGAVVVLYAFAMMFFDSSKECEPKSNKKAKITIYLLSSFIALLLIFIFLAPIYGAKFDGLSPIASELGNIEAIGILLFSKYLIAFEMCAVMLLVAMVAGIILIHKDLNTQNTLEEML, from the coding sequence ATGTATGAGAGCTTTGCATTTTATATTTTTAGCGCCTTGGTTTTAGTTAGTTTTTCTTTTAGTGTATTTTGTCAAAACGCACTAAATGCAGTCTCTGCGCTAGCTGCTGGCATGGTCTTTATCTCGGCTATATTTTTCTTGCTTGGAGCGGAATTTCTAGGCGTAGTACAGATAATAGTCTACACAGGTGCTGTGGTCGTTTTATACGCATTTGCAATGATGTTTTTTGATAGCAGTAAAGAGTGTGAGCCAAAAAGTAACAAAAAAGCAAAGATCACCATCTATCTTTTAAGTAGTTTTATAGCGCTTCTTTTGATATTTATATTTTTAGCTCCTATTTATGGTGCAAAATTTGATGGATTAAGTCCCATTGCTAGCGAGCTTGGCAATATCGAGGCTATTGGAATTTTGCTTTTTAGCAAGTATTTGATCGCTTTTGAGATGTGTGCTGTAATGCTTCTTGTGGCAATGGTTGCTGGCATTATCTTGATACATAAAGACCTAAATACTCAAAATACACTAGAGGAGATGCTATGA
- a CDS encoding NuoB/complex I 20 kDa subunit family protein: MAKHQINYAANGGLPVVLTTVDKLVQWGRSNSLWALSYGLACCAIEMMASGASRYDFDRFGTIFRASPRHSEVMIIAGTLTKKHAEFTRRLYDQMPEPKWVISMGSCANTGGMFNTYSTVQGVDRIIPVDIYIPGCAPRPETLQYALMMLQKKIRKQSAFRAQKPRKLEI, encoded by the coding sequence ATGGCAAAGCATCAGATAAACTACGCTGCAAATGGCGGCTTGCCAGTAGTTTTAACAACCGTTGATAAGCTAGTTCAATGGGGCAGGAGCAACTCGCTTTGGGCTCTTAGCTACGGGCTTGCTTGCTGTGCGATCGAGATGATGGCAAGTGGCGCTAGCAGATATGACTTTGATAGATTTGGCACCATTTTTAGGGCAAGTCCAAGACACTCAGAGGTGATGATTATAGCTGGCACGCTAACTAAAAAACACGCTGAGTTTACAAGACGTCTTTACGACCAGATGCCTGAGCCAAAATGGGTCATCTCGATGGGTAGCTGCGCGAACACTGGCGGCATGTTTAATACCTACTCTACCGTTCAAGGCGTAGATAGGATAATACCTGTTGATATCTACATCCCAGGCTGTGCCCCACGTCCAGAGACGCTTCAATACGCACTTATGATGCTTCAAAAAAAGATAAGAAAGCAAAGTGCATTTAGGGCGCAAAAGCCAAGAAAGCTTGAGATATGA
- a CDS encoding NADH-ubiquinone oxidoreductase subunit E family protein: MRRVDLRHLKSEFLIALGQQIKASEADEVIIFLFEIGDFNGVAKAVNLAYNLNCEVMNSLKFNQVDWVLTIKKGKI; encoded by the coding sequence ATGAGAAGGGTCGATCTTAGGCACTTAAAGAGTGAGTTTTTGATCGCTCTTGGACAGCAGATAAAGGCTAGCGAGGCTGATGAAGTGATTATATTTTTATTTGAGATAGGCGATTTTAACGGCGTGGCAAAGGCTGTAAATTTAGCCTATAATCTAAACTGCGAAGTAATGAACTCGCTTAAATTTAACCAAGTTGATTGGGTATTAACCATAAAAAAGGGCAAGATATGA
- the nuoI gene encoding NADH-quinone oxidoreductase subunit NuoI, which produces MSEKKYILIDEKLKPKSAFDKFKYFIAATFKPDLLIGLKVTIKQMLFSKSHTLKYPMQKMELNARYRGIHKLLKFVESENERCIGCGLCEKICVSNCISMKTSLGEDGRKKVASYSINLSRCVYCGFCADVCPELAIVCGQEYEVASESRIIFGTKDEFLTKDKFLKDQSEFEGYGALPKNADSLIKKTPNTFISKNENETKSDE; this is translated from the coding sequence ATGAGTGAGAAAAAATATATTTTAATAGATGAAAAGTTAAAGCCAAAGAGTGCGTTTGATAAATTTAAGTACTTCATCGCTGCCACATTTAAGCCTGATCTTTTGATCGGACTAAAAGTCACGATAAAGCAGATGCTCTTTAGCAAGTCACATACTTTAAAATACCCTATGCAAAAGATGGAGCTAAACGCTAGATATAGGGGCATTCATAAGCTTTTAAAATTTGTTGAAAGTGAAAATGAACGTTGCATTGGGTGCGGGCTATGTGAGAAAATTTGCGTTAGCAACTGCATTTCGATGAAAACTTCACTTGGCGAAGATGGCCGCAAAAAGGTCGCAAGCTACTCGATAAATTTAAGTAGGTGCGTCTATTGTGGATTTTGCGCTGATGTTTGCCCTGAGCTTGCGATAGTCTGCGGGCAAGAGTACGAAGTTGCTAGCGAGAGCAGGATTATATTTGGCACAAAAGATGAATTTTTGACAAAGGATAAATTTTTAAAAGATCAAAGCGAGTTTGAAGGATACGGAGCGCTTCCTAAAAATGCTGATAGCTTAATCAAAAAGACGCCAAATACATTTATAAGCAAAAATGAAAATGAGACAAAAAGTGATGAGTAG
- the nuoD gene encoding NADH dehydrogenase (quinone) subunit D: MSQSPNRLKPFFENLEFEQNDGKMILNFGPQHPSAHGQLKLVLELDGEKVVRAMPEVGFMHRGVEKMAENMTYQEFIPVTDRVDYIASSANNYAFCAAVEKLCGIEVPRRAQIIRVMLLELNRISSHLLFLATHALDVGAMSVFLYAFREREYVLDLIEKYCGARLTHSSIRIGGVPLDLPDGWCEELLKFCEKFPSDITLYEDLLSENRIWQARLVDVGVISKELALSTGCSGIMLRASGIARDIRKEEPYLIYDELEFDVPYATKGDCYARYLLYMKEMRECVKILKQCVGKYHTSAPALIADAPEYVSASKEQIMSQNYSLMQHFVLITQGLKPPKGEIYFASESPKGELGIYINSDGSASPYRLKIRTPSFWHCAIYEDLLVGQYVADVATIIGSTNIILGEVDR; this comes from the coding sequence TTGAGTCAGTCACCAAACCGCTTAAAACCATTTTTTGAAAATTTAGAATTTGAGCAAAATGATGGCAAGATGATACTAAATTTTGGCCCACAGCACCCAAGCGCACATGGACAGCTTAAGCTTGTTCTTGAGCTTGACGGAGAAAAGGTCGTGCGTGCTATGCCAGAGGTTGGCTTCATGCACCGAGGCGTTGAAAAGATGGCTGAAAATATGACCTATCAGGAATTTATCCCAGTGACTGATAGGGTTGATTACATCGCATCGAGCGCTAATAACTACGCGTTTTGCGCGGCTGTAGAGAAGCTTTGTGGTATCGAAGTGCCTCGCCGTGCGCAGATTATTAGAGTGATGCTTTTAGAGCTAAACCGCATCAGCTCACACCTTTTATTTTTAGCCACGCACGCCCTTGATGTGGGGGCAATGAGCGTCTTTTTATACGCATTTAGAGAGCGCGAATACGTCCTTGATCTTATAGAAAAATACTGCGGCGCAAGACTAACTCATAGCTCCATAAGGATCGGTGGTGTGCCGCTTGATCTGCCTGATGGCTGGTGCGAGGAGCTGCTTAAATTTTGTGAGAAATTTCCAAGCGACATCACACTTTATGAAGATCTGTTAAGCGAAAATAGAATTTGGCAAGCAAGGCTTGTAGATGTGGGCGTAATTAGCAAAGAGCTAGCCCTTAGTACTGGCTGCTCTGGCATCATGCTAAGAGCAAGCGGCATCGCACGTGATATCAGAAAAGAAGAGCCATATCTCATCTATGATGAGCTGGAATTTGACGTGCCTTACGCCACCAAAGGCGATTGCTACGCGAGATACCTACTTTATATGAAAGAGATGCGCGAGTGCGTGAAAATTTTAAAGCAGTGTGTTGGCAAATATCACACAAGTGCTCCAGCTCTCATCGCTGATGCGCCAGAGTATGTGAGCGCTTCAAAAGAGCAGATAATGAGCCAAAACTACTCATTAATGCAGCATTTTGTGCTAATAACTCAGGGACTAAAGCCACCAAAAGGTGAAATTTACTTTGCCAGTGAGTCGCCAAAGGGAGAGCTTGGAATTTATATAAACTCAGATGGCAGTGCAAGCCCATATCGCCTAAAAATTCGCACGCCAAGCTTTTGGCACTGCGCCATTTACGAAGATTTATTAGTAGGTCAGTACGTCGCTGATGTCGCTACGATAATTGGTAGCACAAATATCATCTTAGGCGAGGTCGATAGATGA
- the nuoK gene encoding NADH-quinone oxidoreductase subunit NuoK, translating to MIGLTHYLVLASLVFVIGLIGIMRRRNLIMLFFSSEILLNSANIALAAISKYHFDLTGQIVAFFIVAIAASEVAVGLGLLVLWYKKTGSISLDSMTNMKG from the coding sequence ATGATAGGGCTTACTCACTACCTCGTCCTTGCAAGTCTAGTCTTTGTCATAGGGCTAATTGGCATAATGCGAAGAAGAAATTTGATCATGCTATTTTTTTCAAGTGAAATTTTACTAAACTCGGCAAATATCGCACTTGCTGCCATTTCAAAATACCACTTTGATCTAACTGGACAAATAGTTGCATTTTTTATAGTGGCTATCGCTGCTAGTGAAGTCGCTGTAGGGCTTGGCCTACTCGTACTTTGGTACAAAAAGACTGGCAGCATTAGCCTAGATTCGATGACAAATATGAAAGGCTAA
- a CDS encoding NADH-quinone oxidoreductase subunit C yields the protein MREYKPKNDLQKKQYYKEKFYIEKQTPKDEARGSKFDEELAILEQNGVEILSSYVEFDQLVIYVNSSENFKALKTLKSFGYEQLSELAALDFTSQKGGYEVFYQLLSISKNRRVRVKCFVKKDEMLKSVCELYKSANWAEREMYDLSGVLIKDHPNLKRLIMPDDWHSHPLLRSYPLVGDEAAKWYEVDKIFGSEFREQIGEENRDPAYVDEKDTFGFSRVFSEEYEYQEDGGVKFVKKAKFNQSQIVKERP from the coding sequence ATGAGAGAGTATAAGCCAAAGAATGATCTGCAAAAAAAGCAGTATTACAAAGAAAAATTTTATATAGAAAAGCAGACGCCAAAAGATGAGGCAAGAGGTTCTAAATTTGATGAAGAGCTAGCCATCTTAGAGCAAAACGGAGTAGAAATTTTATCTAGCTATGTGGAGTTTGATCAGCTTGTAATTTATGTAAATTCTAGTGAAAATTTTAAAGCTCTTAAGACACTAAAAAGCTTTGGTTACGAACAGCTTAGCGAGCTTGCAGCACTTGATTTCACAAGTCAAAAAGGCGGATATGAAGTTTTTTATCAATTGCTTAGTATCAGTAAAAATAGACGCGTCCGCGTAAAATGCTTTGTAAAAAAGGATGAAATGCTAAAAAGCGTTTGCGAGCTTTATAAAAGCGCGAACTGGGCTGAGCGCGAGATGTATGATTTAAGCGGCGTTCTCATTAAAGATCATCCAAATTTAAAACGTCTCATCATGCCTGATGACTGGCACTCACACCCGCTCTTAAGGAGCTATCCGCTAGTGGGCGACGAGGCTGCTAAATGGTACGAGGTGGATAAAATTTTTGGAAGCGAGTTTAGAGAGCAAATTGGCGAAGAGAACCGCGATCCAGCATATGTGGATGAGAAAGATACCTTTGGATTTTCAAGAGTATTTAGCGAAGAGTACGAGTATCAAGAAGATGGCGGCGTAAAATTTGTCAAAAAGGCTAAATTTAACCAAAGCCAGATAGTAAAGGAAAGACCTTGA
- the nuoH gene encoding NADH-quinone oxidoreductase subunit NuoH, translated as MSETLFFVLSTIIKAVVILAVMASLAGLATYAERKVLAYMQRRVGPDMVGPAGILQIVADMIKLFTKEDIVPANTNKFIFLIAPLISAIAAFAALAPVPFLPEFEIFGHTLRPVLSDINVGILYIAGVASVCVFSPLAAGLASYNKFALISAARAVVSLLSFEIVAGMALLSVVMVTSSLSLVDINNYQKGIFGWLIFKQPLAFLLFLIASFVECNRTPFCLTENETEIVAGYGTEYSGMRWAMFFIGEYTNMIAASIIITILFLGGFNEFLFIPGALMIILKSSIVFFFFLWVRASWAHLRVDQLSAFCWKILLPLGILNIVITGFMLLI; from the coding sequence ATGAGTGAAACACTATTTTTTGTGCTAAGCACTATCATTAAAGCCGTGGTCATTTTAGCCGTCATGGCAAGCCTTGCAGGGCTTGCGACTTATGCTGAGAGAAAGGTACTAGCCTACATGCAGCGCCGCGTAGGGCCTGATATGGTTGGACCTGCTGGAATTTTACAGATAGTAGCTGACATGATAAAACTCTTTACAAAAGAGGACATCGTACCAGCAAATACGAATAAATTTATCTTTTTAATAGCTCCACTAATATCAGCCATTGCCGCATTTGCAGCACTTGCACCCGTGCCGTTTTTGCCTGAGTTTGAAATTTTTGGACATACATTACGTCCGGTTCTCTCAGATATAAATGTTGGTATTTTATACATCGCTGGTGTTGCTTCAGTTTGCGTTTTCTCTCCACTTGCAGCAGGTCTTGCAAGTTATAATAAATTTGCACTAATTAGCGCAGCTCGCGCAGTAGTCTCACTCCTTAGTTTCGAAATAGTAGCTGGCATGGCTCTTTTAAGCGTCGTAATGGTAACTAGCTCACTCTCACTTGTGGATATAAACAACTATCAAAAAGGAATTTTTGGCTGGCTTATATTTAAGCAGCCACTTGCCTTTTTGCTATTTTTAATAGCAAGCTTTGTGGAGTGCAATAGAACGCCATTTTGCTTAACAGAAAACGAAACAGAGATAGTGGCAGGCTATGGCACCGAGTATAGCGGCATGAGATGGGCGATGTTTTTTATTGGCGAATACACAAATATGATCGCTGCTAGCATCATCATTACGATTTTATTTTTAGGTGGATTTAACGAATTTTTATTTATCCCAGGTGCTTTGATGATCATCTTAAAATCAAGCATTGTCTTTTTCTTTTTTCTTTGGGTAAGGGCTTCATGGGCACATTTAAGAGTTGATCAGTTAAGTGCATTTTGCTGGAAAATTTTACTTCCGCTTGGAATTTTAAATATCGTAATCACTGGCTTTATGTTACTAATCTAA